The Nitrospirota bacterium genome contains the following window.
GCCCTGCCCTCCCGATGAAGTGCTTCAGGTTCTGCATGATGTGCTGCTCGATGTCGCGGTCGCCCCTCGGGAGGTAGTCGAGGAGCGCGAGCACGTTTGCGATCCGCTGGTAGAGGGCATCCAGCTCGCCGTGCTTGACCCGGTAGCGCCGGGCGGCCTGCGGTCCGGGAGGGCCTGCTGCAGCGCTCCCGGTGCGGAATTCGGCCCGTGAAAGCTCATAGGCGACGACGGCTACGGCATGAGAGAGGTTCAGCGAGGGGTGCTCCTTGTTCGAAGGGATGGTCAGGAGCAGGCCGCATTCATCGACCTCTCTGTTGTAGAGGCCGCGGTCCTCTCTGCCGAAGAGGAGCGCGACCGTGTGGCTCTTCGCCTCTTCGTAGAGCCGCTGCACGGCCTCGTCGAGCGGGAGGATCATGCCGCGCCGCCTGCCGGTCCGCCGCGCCACGGCGACCACGAGCGACGCATCCTTGATCGCATCGGCAAGGCCGGTGTGGCGCGGCGCCCGCTGCAGGACCTCTTCGGCATTATGGGCGAACCACTGCTCCTCTCCGGTGAGGGGCGCGGGGTTGACGAGGGCGAGGTTCTTGAACCCCATATTCTTGACCGCCCGTGCCGATGCGCCGATGTTGCCCGGCTCGCGGGGCTCGACGAGGACGAAGCGGACGTTGTCTTTCCATGCCGGCATGATGCCTCTAGTTTACACTACGGGGTCACAAAAAAAGGGTGAATGCCTC
Protein-coding sequences here:
- a CDS encoding RNA methyltransferase; translated protein: MPAWKDNVRFVLVEPREPGNIGASARAVKNMGFKNLALVNPAPLTGEEQWFAHNAEEVLQRAPRHTGLADAIKDASLVVAVARRTGRRRGMILPLDEAVQRLYEEAKSHTVALLFGREDRGLYNREVDECGLLLTIPSNKEHPSLNLSHAVAVVAYELSRAEFRTGSAAAGPPGPQAARRYRVKHGELDALYQRIANVLALLDYLPRGDRDIEQHIMQNLKHFIGRAG